In Panthera leo isolate Ple1 chromosome F3, P.leo_Ple1_pat1.1, whole genome shotgun sequence, one genomic interval encodes:
- the ANGEL2 gene encoding protein angel homolog 2 isoform X1, with translation MEAWRCVRRGYGRCVVGRGRYPMFPHHQKSLGRDWTTPWENLQRCCWNRHISSCMRWPGHYSRAPYPYFSSRHFSLHWRPPCLFESRTPFQYWNWRPDSLSHSSLIHLSSYIMNSEGDEPSSKRRKHQGTIQRHWEYVCNHNKDKTKILGDKNADPKCEDSDNKFDFSVMSYNILSQDLLEDNSHLYRHCRQPVLHWSFRFPNILKEIKHFDADVLCLQEVQEDHYGAEIRPSLESLGYHCEYKMRTGRKPDGCAICFKHSKFSLLSVNPVEFYRRDVPLLDRDNVGLVLLLQPKLPRAASPVICVANTHLLYNPRRGDIKLTQLAMLLAEISSVAHQKDGSFCPIVMCGDFNSVPGSPLYSFIKEGKLNYEGLAIGKVSGQEQSSRGQRILSIPIWPPNLGISQNCVYEVQQLPKVEKTDGDLTQTELDKTEVLVTAEKLSSNLHHHFSLSSVYSHYFPDTGIPEVTTCHSRSAITVDYIFYSAEKEDVAGQPGAEVALVGGLKLLARLSLLTEQDLWTVNGLPNENNSSDHLPLLAKFRLEL, from the exons atggaagcgTGGCGCTGTGTGAGGAGGGGCTACGGCCGCTGTGTGGTGGGAAGAGGCCG atacCCCATGTTTCCCCATCACCAGAAGAGTCTGGGCAGAGATTGGACTACACCGTGGGAGAATCTGCAAAGGTGTTGCTGGAACAGACATATTTCTAGTTGTATGAGGTGGCCTGGACATTATTCTCGTGCTCCTTACCCATACTTCAGTAGTAGGCATTTTTCACTACATTGGAGACCACCTTGTTTGTTTGAGTCTAGAACTCCGTTTCAGTACTGGAACTGGAGACCTGACAGCCTGAGCCACAGCTCTTTGATTCATCTCTCTAGTTACATCATGAACTCTGAGGGAGATGAGCCTTCATCAAAACGAAGAAAACACCAAG GCACAATACAACGGCATTGGGAATATGTATGTAACCATAATAAAGACAAGACGAAGATCCTAGGAGACAAAAATGCTGACCCCAAATGTGAAGACAGCGATAACAAGTTTGACTTCTCAGTGATGTCCTATAATATACTTTCACAAGATTTATTGGAAGACAATTCACACCTCTATAGACACTGCCGGCAGCCAGTTTTACACTGGAGTTTTAGGTTTCccaatattttgaaagaaattaaacacttTGATGCAGAT GTACTTTGTTTGCAAGAAGTTCAAGAAGATCATTATGGAGCAGAAATCAGACCCAGTTTGGAATCTTTGG GTTATCACTGTGAATACAAGATGCGGACAGGAAGGAAACCCGACGGCTGTGCCATTTGCTTCAAACATTCCAAGTTTTCACTCTTATCAGTGAACCCAGTGGAATTCTACCGCCGTGATGTCCCTCTGTTGGACAGAGACAACGTTGGATTAGTGTTACTCCTGCAGCCCAAACTTCCACGTGCTGCCTCTCCTGTGATCTGTGTAGCTAACACACATCTCTTGTATAATCCAAGGCGAGGGGATATTAAGCTGACCCAACTGGCGATGCTTCTGGCAGAGATTTCCAGTGTTGCCCATCAGAAAGACGGCAGCTTCTGCCCTATCGTCATGTGCGGTGACTTTAATTCTGTTCCTGGTTCTCCACTCTATAGTTTTATAAAGGAGGGAAAATTGAATTATGAAGGACTCGCCATCGGAAAG GTATCTGGCCAGGAACAGTCTTCACGGGGACAAAGAATTTTATCTATTCCAATTTGGCCCCCAAACCTAGGTATCTCACAGAACTGTGTGTATGAGGTACAGCAGTTACCAAAAGTAGAAAAGACAG ATGGTGATCTGACACAGACAGAGCTGGACAAAACAGAGGTCCTAGTGACAGCTGAAAA attATCTTCAAATTTACACCACCATTTCAGCTTGTCGTCTGTTTATTCACATTATTTTCCTGACACTGGAATTCCAGAAGTGACCACTTGTCATTCCCGAAGTGCCATAACTGTggattatattttctattctgcCGAAAAGGAAGACGTTGCTGGGCAGCCAG GAGCTGAAGTTGCTCTGGTTGGTGGCTTGAAACTTCTGGCCAGACTATCACTCCTTACAGAACAAGACTTATGGACTGTTAACGGACTTCCAAATGAAAATAACTCTTCGGATCATCTGCCTTTATTGGCTAAGTTCAGACTTGAGCTGTGA
- the ANGEL2 gene encoding protein angel homolog 2 isoform X2, with product MFPHHQKSLGRDWTTPWENLQRCCWNRHISSCMRWPGHYSRAPYPYFSSRHFSLHWRPPCLFESRTPFQYWNWRPDSLSHSSLIHLSSYIMNSEGDEPSSKRRKHQGTIQRHWEYVCNHNKDKTKILGDKNADPKCEDSDNKFDFSVMSYNILSQDLLEDNSHLYRHCRQPVLHWSFRFPNILKEIKHFDADVLCLQEVQEDHYGAEIRPSLESLGYHCEYKMRTGRKPDGCAICFKHSKFSLLSVNPVEFYRRDVPLLDRDNVGLVLLLQPKLPRAASPVICVANTHLLYNPRRGDIKLTQLAMLLAEISSVAHQKDGSFCPIVMCGDFNSVPGSPLYSFIKEGKLNYEGLAIGKVSGQEQSSRGQRILSIPIWPPNLGISQNCVYEVQQLPKVEKTDGDLTQTELDKTEVLVTAEKLSSNLHHHFSLSSVYSHYFPDTGIPEVTTCHSRSAITVDYIFYSAEKEDVAGQPGAEVALVGGLKLLARLSLLTEQDLWTVNGLPNENNSSDHLPLLAKFRLEL from the exons ATGTTTCCCCATCACCAGAAGAGTCTGGGCAGAGATTGGACTACACCGTGGGAGAATCTGCAAAGGTGTTGCTGGAACAGACATATTTCTAGTTGTATGAGGTGGCCTGGACATTATTCTCGTGCTCCTTACCCATACTTCAGTAGTAGGCATTTTTCACTACATTGGAGACCACCTTGTTTGTTTGAGTCTAGAACTCCGTTTCAGTACTGGAACTGGAGACCTGACAGCCTGAGCCACAGCTCTTTGATTCATCTCTCTAGTTACATCATGAACTCTGAGGGAGATGAGCCTTCATCAAAACGAAGAAAACACCAAG GCACAATACAACGGCATTGGGAATATGTATGTAACCATAATAAAGACAAGACGAAGATCCTAGGAGACAAAAATGCTGACCCCAAATGTGAAGACAGCGATAACAAGTTTGACTTCTCAGTGATGTCCTATAATATACTTTCACAAGATTTATTGGAAGACAATTCACACCTCTATAGACACTGCCGGCAGCCAGTTTTACACTGGAGTTTTAGGTTTCccaatattttgaaagaaattaaacacttTGATGCAGAT GTACTTTGTTTGCAAGAAGTTCAAGAAGATCATTATGGAGCAGAAATCAGACCCAGTTTGGAATCTTTGG GTTATCACTGTGAATACAAGATGCGGACAGGAAGGAAACCCGACGGCTGTGCCATTTGCTTCAAACATTCCAAGTTTTCACTCTTATCAGTGAACCCAGTGGAATTCTACCGCCGTGATGTCCCTCTGTTGGACAGAGACAACGTTGGATTAGTGTTACTCCTGCAGCCCAAACTTCCACGTGCTGCCTCTCCTGTGATCTGTGTAGCTAACACACATCTCTTGTATAATCCAAGGCGAGGGGATATTAAGCTGACCCAACTGGCGATGCTTCTGGCAGAGATTTCCAGTGTTGCCCATCAGAAAGACGGCAGCTTCTGCCCTATCGTCATGTGCGGTGACTTTAATTCTGTTCCTGGTTCTCCACTCTATAGTTTTATAAAGGAGGGAAAATTGAATTATGAAGGACTCGCCATCGGAAAG GTATCTGGCCAGGAACAGTCTTCACGGGGACAAAGAATTTTATCTATTCCAATTTGGCCCCCAAACCTAGGTATCTCACAGAACTGTGTGTATGAGGTACAGCAGTTACCAAAAGTAGAAAAGACAG ATGGTGATCTGACACAGACAGAGCTGGACAAAACAGAGGTCCTAGTGACAGCTGAAAA attATCTTCAAATTTACACCACCATTTCAGCTTGTCGTCTGTTTATTCACATTATTTTCCTGACACTGGAATTCCAGAAGTGACCACTTGTCATTCCCGAAGTGCCATAACTGTggattatattttctattctgcCGAAAAGGAAGACGTTGCTGGGCAGCCAG GAGCTGAAGTTGCTCTGGTTGGTGGCTTGAAACTTCTGGCCAGACTATCACTCCTTACAGAACAAGACTTATGGACTGTTAACGGACTTCCAAATGAAAATAACTCTTCGGATCATCTGCCTTTATTGGCTAAGTTCAGACTTGAGCTGTGA
- the ANGEL2 gene encoding protein angel homolog 2 isoform X3, protein MSYNILSQDLLEDNSHLYRHCRQPVLHWSFRFPNILKEIKHFDADVLCLQEVQEDHYGAEIRPSLESLGYHCEYKMRTGRKPDGCAICFKHSKFSLLSVNPVEFYRRDVPLLDRDNVGLVLLLQPKLPRAASPVICVANTHLLYNPRRGDIKLTQLAMLLAEISSVAHQKDGSFCPIVMCGDFNSVPGSPLYSFIKEGKLNYEGLAIGKVSGQEQSSRGQRILSIPIWPPNLGISQNCVYEVQQLPKVEKTDGDLTQTELDKTEVLVTAEKLSSNLHHHFSLSSVYSHYFPDTGIPEVTTCHSRSAITVDYIFYSAEKEDVAGQPGAEVALVGGLKLLARLSLLTEQDLWTVNGLPNENNSSDHLPLLAKFRLEL, encoded by the exons ATGTCCTATAATATACTTTCACAAGATTTATTGGAAGACAATTCACACCTCTATAGACACTGCCGGCAGCCAGTTTTACACTGGAGTTTTAGGTTTCccaatattttgaaagaaattaaacacttTGATGCAGAT GTACTTTGTTTGCAAGAAGTTCAAGAAGATCATTATGGAGCAGAAATCAGACCCAGTTTGGAATCTTTGG GTTATCACTGTGAATACAAGATGCGGACAGGAAGGAAACCCGACGGCTGTGCCATTTGCTTCAAACATTCCAAGTTTTCACTCTTATCAGTGAACCCAGTGGAATTCTACCGCCGTGATGTCCCTCTGTTGGACAGAGACAACGTTGGATTAGTGTTACTCCTGCAGCCCAAACTTCCACGTGCTGCCTCTCCTGTGATCTGTGTAGCTAACACACATCTCTTGTATAATCCAAGGCGAGGGGATATTAAGCTGACCCAACTGGCGATGCTTCTGGCAGAGATTTCCAGTGTTGCCCATCAGAAAGACGGCAGCTTCTGCCCTATCGTCATGTGCGGTGACTTTAATTCTGTTCCTGGTTCTCCACTCTATAGTTTTATAAAGGAGGGAAAATTGAATTATGAAGGACTCGCCATCGGAAAG GTATCTGGCCAGGAACAGTCTTCACGGGGACAAAGAATTTTATCTATTCCAATTTGGCCCCCAAACCTAGGTATCTCACAGAACTGTGTGTATGAGGTACAGCAGTTACCAAAAGTAGAAAAGACAG ATGGTGATCTGACACAGACAGAGCTGGACAAAACAGAGGTCCTAGTGACAGCTGAAAA attATCTTCAAATTTACACCACCATTTCAGCTTGTCGTCTGTTTATTCACATTATTTTCCTGACACTGGAATTCCAGAAGTGACCACTTGTCATTCCCGAAGTGCCATAACTGTggattatattttctattctgcCGAAAAGGAAGACGTTGCTGGGCAGCCAG GAGCTGAAGTTGCTCTGGTTGGTGGCTTGAAACTTCTGGCCAGACTATCACTCCTTACAGAACAAGACTTATGGACTGTTAACGGACTTCCAAATGAAAATAACTCTTCGGATCATCTGCCTTTATTGGCTAAGTTCAGACTTGAGCTGTGA